ACCGTAAATCCGGGCCACTTCTTCGACAATATCCTCGGGGATATTAATATCTTTGGCGCGCCAGGAAGGGATGGAGCCGTTAATAAATCCCAGAGAATTCAGAATTTTATCCACTTCTGGTTGAGTGATTTCGATTCCTAGGCGTTCTTTGATTAATTGAAGCGGAGCTTTGACCATTTTTGGCTGATATGGTTTGGGATAAAGATCAATAATTTTACTTCCTTGTCGCCCATTAGTTAACTGTTTAAATAATTGAATTCCCTGGATTAAAACTGGCATAACTAATTCCGGATCAGAGGCTTTTTCAAATAGTGTTGCCGCTTCGGTTCTTTGGGCTAAAGACATTGAAGTATAACGGATATTTATAGGATTGTAGGTTTGGACAAATAATAAAATGTTTTTCGTGTTTACGTCGACGGCCGTATTAAAGCCGCCCATGATGCCACACAGGTCAATCAATTGCCCGCTAGCGTCTTCGATAACAATATCTTTTCCCGTTAAGGTAAAAGTTTTGTTGTCCAGAGTGGTAATCTTTTCACCTTTTTTAGATAAACGAAGTTTCATGATTTTATTAATTTTGTCGAAATCAAAAGCATGGACTGGTTGACCATAAGCGCGCATTAAGTAGTTAGAAATATCAATAACATTATTGAGACTGCGAATGCCGGATTTTTCGAGCCGACCGCTAATCATTTTTGGCGACGGTTTAATAGCGACATCTTTGATGACTACTGCACTAAATCTGGGACAGAGTTGTTGGTCAACAATGACTTTTAAAGGGAAAGGTTTGCCTACAGGGAGAGAACCTGCAGGTTGAAAAAGGATATTTTTGAGTTTGGCTTTAAAGCCAAACTGGGGCAGAATGGCGGCGGCTTCGCGGGCGATGCCCATGACGGACATGCAGTCAACCCGGTTAGTGGTAACTTCGATTTCGTAAAGATAATCATCTTTAGTTTTTGTTAGTTTTTCGACTGATGGACCACAAAGCGAGAGACACTCGGCAATTTTTGAGGGCGTTGCGTCGGTTTGTAAAAAATCGGTTAGCCAGGAATGAGGAATGGTAATATTCATAAATTTATAATTGATTTAAAAAATCCAAATTAGTGCTGTATAAAAGGCGGATATCGTCAATATTAATTCCCGGTTTAAGCCTGAGAACCCGTTCCACTCCCCAACCGAAAGCAAAACCAGAATAGATTCGGGAGTCAATTTTACCGGCCGTTAAAACATTAGGGTGGATCATGCCGGCGCCGCCGACTTCCACCCAACCGGATTTGCAGAAACGGCAGCCTTTACCTTGGCAAGCGGTGCAGGTAAAGTCGACTTCAAAAGACGGTTCGGTAAATTGGAAATGAAAGGGCCGAATCCGGGATTTAATGCCGCGGCCGAAAAATTGTTCGCCAAAATAATCCAAGGTGCCCTTAAGATGTGAGATAGAAATAGCTTTATCAATTACCAGGCCTTCAAATTGGTGGAACATAACTGTATGGGTAGCATCCTGCTGGCGGCGGTAACATTTGCCTAAGTTAAGCATGCGAATCGGTGGACCTGCCTGCGCAGGCAGGGTTTTAACTCTTTCCATTTCCCGGACTTGGCCGTTGGAAGTATGGGTGGTTAAAACCATTTTGCCCATTTGGTTGTCTTCCGGGGTGTCGATAAAAATAGTTTCCCATTCATCCCGGGCTGGATGGCCGGCGGGCATATTTAGGGATTCAAAAACGTACCAGTCCCAATCAACTTCCGGATAGCGAACGCGGGTAAAACCGATATGTTCAAAGATACGGGTGATTTCTTCAATGGCTTGAGTGATGGGGTGAAGATGGCCTAAGGTTGGTTGTTTTCCGGGCAGAGTCGGGTCGAACCAAATGGTTTGATGGGTATTGGTTAAAGTCTTGAATTTGGTAGAAATAGCTTGTTCAACGGCGTTTTTGACGTCATTAGCCAGACGGCCGACTTGGGCTTTAGCGGTTTGATCAAGCTGAGGAATAGTTTTAAGGATTAGGGTAATTTGCCCTTTGCGACCCAAATACTCAATCTTTAACCGTTCAAGGTCATTTTTGTTTTCTGTTTGATTGATTAAAGCCAGGGCTTGGTTTTTCAAATTTAGCAACTTAGTTTCCATAAATATTAGAATAGCATAAAAAAACCTCCTCTTGGGAGGTTTAAAAAGTTCAAAAATTAACCTCCCTTAAGAAGCTTTGGTAAAGACAAATTTAAAAGTAGCGGGATCAGAGACAGCCAAGTCAGCTAAAATCTTGCGGTCAAGATCAATTTGGTTCGTTTTTAAAGCTTTAATAAATCGGCTGTAGTTTAAGTCAGTACCAGTCAGAGCCGCGTTAATTCTTTGAATCCACAAGCGACGGAAGTTTCTTTTTGTCCGTTTGCGGCCGTGATAGGCATAAGCGCCGGCGTGAATAACAGTTTCTTTAGCGGCTTGATATTGCCGGCGGCGGGCCATAATAAAGCCCTGGGCCATTTTTAAAACTTTTTTGTGATGTTGGCGACGGACAATGCCGGTTTTAGCACGCATATTATTTTCCTAGCATTTTAACTAACTTTTTAGCCATACTGCCGAAAACTTCCTGAGGAGCACGTTTACGGCGGCTGTTTTTCCGGCTGCGGTTGGCTTTTAAGTGACGGTTTTGGTTGCAGCGCCTTAAAATCTTACCGGTTTTGGTAAAGCGAAACCGTTTGGCGACGGAGTGCCTGGTTTTTAGTTTAACGATTTTATTTTTTTTCTTCATATTTTTTTCCTTTAATCGGGCTAAAAATAGTCCACAAAAGTTTACCTTGCATTTTAGGTTGTGACTCTTGTGTACCGTATTCTACCACTTCTTGGGCGGCTTTTTGCAAGAGTGTAAAACCAAACTCTTTGCGGCTGATTTGGCGACCGGTAAATTTAACGGTTAATTTAACTTTATTATCCTCGCTTAAAAATTTTTTAGTTTGTTTCATGCGGGTTTGAAAATCGCCCTGGGCAATAAAAGGAGTAATCCGAACCTCTTTTTGCTCGGTATTTTTGGTTTTTTTCTTACCTTCTTTTTCTTTTTGGCTTTGAATATACTTAAATTTATTAAAATTGATAATCCGGGCGACGGGAGGATTGGCCTTATCAGCGACTAAAATTAAATCCATGCCCATTTGCCGGGCTTTGAAAATCGCTTCGTCACGGGACATGACGCCGATTTGTTTTTCATCCGGTCCGACGACCCGCAGTTGTGGTGCGCTAATATACTGGTTAAGTTTATAGAACTTCTGCATAAATATCAAAAAGGTTGGACCTTTTGGAACCAGAAGGTCCAACCTTAAAGGATAATTTTTTCTTTAATTTCTTTTTGTATTTTATCAGTAAACTTTTCTATTGTCATCTGCCCAAAATCTTTACCGGAACGGTGACGGATAGAAACAGTTTTATTGCTTACTTCTTTTTCCCCAATAATTAACATATAACTGACTTTTTCCTGTTGGGCGTCGCGGATTTTAGCGCCTAAAGATTCAGCTCGGTCATCTAGTTCAGCCCGGATATTATTGGCTTTAAGCTGATTAATAATTTTACGGGCATAATCGTTTTGTTTGTCAGTAATCGGCAATATTTTTACCTGTACCGGAGTTAGCCAAGCGGGAAAGTTTCCGCCAAAGTGTTCAATTAAAAAGGCCATCGTACGTTCAAAAGCCCCTAAAGACGAACGGTGGATGACTACCGGTTCTTCATCTTTTCCGTCTTGATTGATGTAAGTCATTTGAAAACGTTTGGGCATAACAAAATCAT
Above is a window of Candidatus Beckwithbacteria bacterium DNA encoding:
- the infC gene encoding translation initiation factor IF-3 produces the protein MQKFYKLNQYISAPQLRVVGPDEKQIGVMSRDEAIFKARQMGMDLILVADKANPPVARIINFNKFKYIQSQKEKEGKKKTKNTEQKEVRITPFIAQGDFQTRMKQTKKFLSEDNKVKLTVKFTGRQISRKEFGFTLLQKAAQEVVEYGTQESQPKMQGKLLWTIFSPIKGKKYEEKK
- a CDS encoding phenylalanine--tRNA ligase subunit alpha encodes the protein METKLLNLKNQALALINQTENKNDLERLKIEYLGRKGQITLILKTIPQLDQTAKAQVGRLANDVKNAVEQAISTKFKTLTNTHQTIWFDPTLPGKQPTLGHLHPITQAIEEITRIFEHIGFTRVRYPEVDWDWYVFESLNMPAGHPARDEWETIFIDTPEDNQMGKMVLTTHTSNGQVREMERVKTLPAQAGPPIRMLNLGKCYRRQQDATHTVMFHQFEGLVIDKAISISHLKGTLDYFGEQFFGRGIKSRIRPFHFQFTEPSFEVDFTCTACQGKGCRFCKSGWVEVGGAGMIHPNVLTAGKIDSRIYSGFAFGWGVERVLRLKPGINIDDIRLLYSTNLDFLNQL
- a CDS encoding 50S ribosomal protein L35, whose product is MKKKNKIVKLKTRHSVAKRFRFTKTGKILRRCNQNRHLKANRSRKNSRRKRAPQEVFGSMAKKLVKMLGK
- a CDS encoding phenylalanine--tRNA ligase subunit beta, translated to MNITIPHSWLTDFLQTDATPSKIAECLSLCGPSVEKLTKTKDDYLYEIEVTTNRVDCMSVMGIAREAAAILPQFGFKAKLKNILFQPAGSLPVGKPFPLKVIVDQQLCPRFSAVVIKDVAIKPSPKMISGRLEKSGIRSLNNVIDISNYLMRAYGQPVHAFDFDKINKIMKLRLSKKGEKITTLDNKTFTLTGKDIVIEDASGQLIDLCGIMGGFNTAVDVNTKNILLFVQTYNPINIRYTSMSLAQRTEAATLFEKASDPELVMPVLIQGIQLFKQLTNGRQGSKIIDLYPKPYQPKMVKAPLQLIKERLGIEITQPEVDKILNSLGFINGSIPSWRAKDINIPEDIVEEVARIYGYHRLPSQIMTTAIPTNYPDEKFSLEYQLKTWLTGMGLTEIYTNSMVSKELAVNSGFPLSSHLKIKNALSEDWQYLRRSLIPSHTQSFPAFEIANVYIPRPGKLPEEKLQLIISGINDYLRLKGIVEVLSAKLHTAITPQYQPTSVVIDLLPVFKKASIYPHYQPVSSHPPIIEDLTFTLPGKTLIGPILEAIKKIDKLIKSVNLSQTYQHNFTFTLVYQSLAKDLSVSDIAPIRQKIVTVLSQKFHAQLVGKI
- the rplT gene encoding 50S ribosomal protein L20, which gives rise to MRAKTGIVRRQHHKKVLKMAQGFIMARRRQYQAAKETVIHAGAYAYHGRKRTKRNFRRLWIQRINAALTGTDLNYSRFIKALKTNQIDLDRKILADLAVSDPATFKFVFTKAS